Genomic window (Paraglaciecola psychrophila 170):
GGAGCAAAAGCCAACTGTATTTTGTCCTTGTTAAACAGCTTGTTATGTTTTGTTTTTACCAAACTTTCGAATTAGAAATTTTAGAAGAAACACACCTAAAATAATAATTGAAGTCCAAAAACTTAATAAGTAAACCACTACAACAGTTGGGCCAGATGAAACAGCAAATAAACCACAATCGTACCCACATGTTTCCATTCGATACATGGCCGAAGCAAAAATCATCAAGCTTAACCCAAAAACTACCGAATAAAATACTTTCTCTTTTCGGCTAAACAACTTATCCATAAGTTAACTCGTCTAATGAAAAACATAACGCCTACAATAACGGGAAAAGCTAAGCGACAGCGAGGCTTTTTCCCAATGAGCGAAGCGAATGTTGTTTATTGTTTTGTTAGGTAACATTGCTGACACTACCTTGTTTGTCACCTAACTTACCACCAAGTGATAATGCAGCTAGCACCCCTAGAACTTGAAATGGCATAAGTAAGAAGCCACCAACTAAAAACGCTTGAAGTATATGACCATCGATGAGACCAGTGATAATAAAATAACTGATAAAAAGAGTGTTTAGAACTAACAGAATAATAGCCTTTGGATTTGGTAATTTACGTTTAAACAACAAACCCACACTGATCAGAAATATCAATGGAGTTGTAAAAAACGAGATAGCCAATATTTCCGTTCCCATATTTGTTACCTAACGCTTCAAAGCACTGGCGCGCGCTTTTTGCGCGTCCGTGTGCCTTTGCTTGTTAGTGCCCACGGTACACGCAAGCACTTGATTAATTTTATAACTGACAAGCAACACCACAACTTGCTGAAGTAGAAGATTGAATTTACCTGCGGTAGTGAAGTTGAAATGTGTGATGTAAATGTGATGACCAACTTCCTTTTAATGGTGTGACTGATTGCCACACACTGCCGAGCTAAAAACTTACCAGTTTACGTACCCAATTACCAGTAGCCACATTGAATAACGGATAGGGCTACTAACAATTTATTCGACGACATAAAGGGATCTTTCACGCAACCTCTATGTCGTCTATAGTTCAGACCATATTTTTACTCGGCCCCTACGTATCTCTTTTATAAACGTTTTCATCCAACCAAGCAAAAGATAATTGCTGAAATACCCCAGAATGTCCACGATCTGCTCTTATTGGACAAATCACATTATACTGTCTATAAATACAGTATAATTTATCACAAGGACGTTCCCATGAACAACTCCCCGTTTTTGCAACATATCATCGAAACCATGCGTGAAAAACGTTATGCCAAACGCACGATAGAGGCTTATCTCTATTGGATAAAATTCTATATTAATTTTCACAACAAACAGCACCCCGCTCAGCTAAATGACAGTGATGTTGAAGCCTTTCTAAATTTTCTGGTGAATAAAAGAAAAGTGGCTGCGCAGACTCAAGCAGGTGCATTAAATGCGCTAAGTTTTTTGTATAAGGCCATTATTTAAAAACCGTTGACGATGAAACTAAATTTTGTTCGCAGCCAACGCCAACAAAAGCTGCCAGTGGTATTAACCGTAGACGAAGTTAAACACTTACTTAAACAAATTAGCGCCGGTTACTATTTGCCTGCAAGTTTATTGTACGGTAGCGGATTAAGATTAATGGAGGCCACTAGACTCAGGGTAAAGGATATCGATTTTGACTACCATTGCGTAAGAGTATGGAATGGCAAGGGCGGAAAACATCGAGTTGTCACCCTTGCAAGTGAATTAGAAAATCCGATTCATAGTCAAATTGTTAAGGTAAAGCAGTATCTGCAATTAGACTTAAACAATACACAATTTGCTGGTGTTTGGATGCCTCACGCATTGCAATTAAAATATCCGTCTGCCAATAAAAGTTTGAACTGGCAATACTTATTTCCCTCAGCAAAACTGAGTATTGATCCTGAAAGTCAAAAACTTAGGCGCCACCATATCAATGAAAAACAAATACAGCGAAATATTACTTTTGCGGCCGGTAAAGCTTGTATAGAAAAACATGTCACACCTCACACCTCACACCTTGCGCCATTCATTTGCCACCCACCTCTTACAATTAGGCGCAGACATCCGCACTGTACAAGATCAACTAGGCCATGCTGACTTACGTACCACACAAATTTACACCCATATTTTGCAGCGCGGAGGTAATTCTGTGGTGAGTCCACTTTCTAGGCTTTGAACACGGCCTCTTAGGCAATTACCCCATTAACAATAGGCTCAAATGCGGTAAGACTATCCATTAATACAGCACTACCCAAACCATTTTGTGGGAATATATTGGCAAAGTTGCCTTGTTCACCGTGTAGCGCCATATAATTTAAAACCACTGTTTCTACTAATAAATTAACGTTGTTCGCGGCGGGTGTGGCAGCCGTTTCGACTGATGCGTCTTTGCGCATATAGCCAATTTGTTGGTGTTGGGCTTGTGTTTCAGCCGTTGCGCCTATTAATTGTGGTGTGCCGCCGGGGTTGTAGACTAAAAAGAACGATGATGCGGTAGATGAATTGTCACCTGTCCACACGCCTTTGCCGCGACCATTAATTGAATCATCTATCATGCCGTTACTGGCCACTGAGCCGTCACTGCATACATACATCATAAGTGGCACGCCTACTCGTGCGGCATATTCTAAGCAGGCTCCCATACATCGGCCTGCCCGTAAATCGCGCACTTCGCCTGTGGCTCTGTCACCTGTGTGATAATCAAACCCACCCATGGTGATAGTGCCTGCTCCTGCAAAACCGTTGATCACTAATTTCATGGTCGAGGCAGTTTTTCGAAATTCACTATCACCGTCAAACTCTTGTTGGCTGAAAATACCGCTTTCGCCTACTATGTCGGCATCAAGCTCAGGATTAAGAGAGGAGGGGTCGCCAAATCTGTCGGCGATATCCGCACTTTTTACATAGCCACAATTGACAAGATCTTTTAACACATCGTCTGTGGTAATTTGGGTACTCACTTTGCCGAGTTTCATGGCGCTAATTCGTTGAATCGACTCCATCACAGCGACTGAGTCTTGCTGACTTAATAAACCCACTAAATCCCCTGTATCTACTAAGCCAGTCACATCTGAAGGTCTGTCGACTTTAGTGGGACGCTTGGATGTGTCTATCATGGCAGCGGGTGCCATAGAGTTGCCACCAGAGTCTGAATTGCGGGAACCAATTAAGGTTAACAATGAGCCATCAGAGCCTACTTTATTAATGCCATACATAGGGTTGTGAGGATTATTGCCGGTATCATTTTCAGAGCGTGCAGGAATGACCGCTCCATTGACGTTGGCACGGTTAGTCACATTCAATTTATCCTGAATGCCCCGCAAAAATGCGCTGTCGGAGTGAAAAGCTAAACCCAGTTCGGTATTGATAAAATCACTCAAACCTGTATCTGGATTAGCGATAGAGGGAATGGTGTCGCCGGGTAAACCCAGTTTGCTATAACCTGAGGTACTTAGAAAATCTAATTGTCCACCACGGCCGCCCACTAGCACATTGGAACCTGAAATATTTGCACCACCTGCCAAATCGAATACGATAAAAGGAATTTTTCCAGCGCCTTGGGTGGCAATACCACAGTGACTTTTTAGCGCTTCTAAATCGGGTGATAAAGCAGCATGGGCTTTCCCCGGATTGGCAAACAAACTTAACACTGAACCGCTAAGGACAGTGCCCATACCGGCCATAAAACCCTGAGCGATAAAATCACGGCGCGTCACCGGTTTGGCATGGCAAGCATGATAAAGAGGGTCGTTTAAGCCAATTGGATTCTTGTTGTTCATTTTCACCTCTTTGATTTCATAAATTTATTAGCGCTGATAGTACTGAGAGCACTGAGAGCAACGAGTGCCACATACTGAGAAAAGAGTTTAAGCACTATGCCCTTCCTCTGTGTCCTCTTTTTCCTCTGTGGTGCAAAATGCTTTTGTGCTTTTCATTGATTAAATTTCTAACACCAGCAACGTCTATTAGCACAGAGACCGAGTGAATAAGTTTAACCATCTGTCACTTTTCTGTGCAGTTGATAATTTTATCTAACACTTATTGCATCGTAATTGCAGCACTGCCTAGCGCACCAGCACATACCGCTTTAACGACTGTTTTGGTGTAGTTGGCATCGCATATTTTACCGTTATTGCAGTCGGTTAAACGCGTGATTAAATTATCTAATTCATCGATTACATCGCTGTTAGTTGGCTGGTCGCTTAGACTGGTACCCAACATCCTAGTGGTTAACGGAGTTAACACTAAGTTTCTGTCTTGAGCGGTAAACGCCGACGATGCATTTTGACTAAAATCGAAACCCGTAAAATAGTTGTCTCTTAGGTTTTTGGTCTCTACTAACTGGTCGCAATATTTGATTGCCATTTGTGTGACAGCCATCTGATTAGAAGCTAAAAACCCATCCATATTGGTCACCGAAGGCAGCTGTTGTTTTAACTGTTCAAACGCGGTTTTAACGGCCGAATTGTTCATAGGCACAGTGGTTACTGCCGACATACTGGCATGTATTTCGGCAAAGTTACGGATGCCAATTTGTGATTGTGCTTTTAAGTCAGCGCTGGCAGCTGGGGCAGGGGGATCGGCTTCCACTACCACGTTTGTTTGGTCAGCTAATACTTCAAAGGTCAAGAAAAACTCATCTACCTCAACACCTTTTTCAACGGGGATGATAGTGCCTAAAGCTGATAATATTTGCCCTTGACCTGCTACATAACCAGCTTGAGTGAGTTGAGTATTTAGATTTTGGTATACTTGGCCAACATTGGCTTCGCGCCCATTGATACCGATGCGCATACCTTGCAAGGGGATGTCAGTAATACTGGCACTGCTATCTAAGGTAACAAAAAAGGGGTCGCTGAATAAGTAGCTGTAATTATCAAATTGACTGACTTCTAACACCACATAACTTTGTGCGATGTGGGTGATGTCACTTACTTCGAACAGTAATAAGAATTTTTGACCAATGCCTACATCAAAATTTTGCGCGACTTGCTCTGCACTTAATACCCGATTATGGACAGCGACCATTCTTATTGACCCCGCCCAAGGAATATCTCCTGATACTTCATTACCCAATACAAAGGCATAACTGTCGTTCCAGTCTGCAAAATTGCCTACCTCGGTGGTATCGGTATCACCCGTAAATTGGCCATTAACGAATATTTGTCTACCATTTACCGAGTCATAATTAACCACCACATGTTGTAAACTGGCTTGCAGCACCTCTGCAGCATCAGATGACGACAACGCAGGTTGGCCATTTAAATCTGTTTTATCGGTGCGTAATAGATAATTGTAGTTATATAAGGTTTGGCCTAACGTGAAGTTGCGAGTGTCGGCACCACCCGAATAACTGATGATCCTAGCCGGACCTTCTTGGGTGACATTGGCGGGTACTACCCACGCTTCTATTGCAAATTCACCTGTCGCAGTGATGAGGTTGTGTAACTTTTTACTGCTGGTCGTTGACCCTTGGGCTTTGCCGTTAAGTAGCTGAATACCCCAACCACCTATCCAGCTTACCTCTCCATTTAAAGAGAGGTTAATAGCAGGCTCAACACCGCTGGTATCGAATGCGGTGGTGCCAGAGCCCGTTTTAAATTCCCATTTTGCTATCACATCAGTTTCAAAACGTCCGCCACCTGTGGCAAGTGTGCCATCAAAAATAGTTAAGGCTTTACTGTTGATTAATGCCGCATCTAAATCAGTTACATCAATGCCATCGGCCATATTTTGAAGAGCATTGATAATATCATCTGCGTTACTGCTGCAATCACTCCAACAATTATGAAATTCGTCGCGCACTTTACCTACAAACCTTGCGTTGGCAGGTGTGTCGAGATTAATTCTGGCTTTTGACGCAGCATATGCTTCGTCAATATCACTTGACGCAAAATAAGGTGAAATAGGAATAGTGGCAGAGTTGGTATGGCAATTAGAGCAGTAGGTTTTTAATATTGGGTAAACGTTGGCAGCAAAAAGCTGAGTATCTGCCGGGAAGTTTTTATTCGCACCCGGCTCTTTTGCGACGGGCGCTTCTAGTTGAATTTCGTTAGCGGTACTTTCTGTGGCTCCCCAGTTGCTGATCCAAGTCGTCATAATATCAGCACAAGCGGCGTCACTGGTTAACCAACAGTTGTGGCCCCCTGCTACTTTTGAAACTAAAGATGAATCTTCAGGGGAGGTGAAATTTACCAACGAATTTGCTGCGCTGTAAGCCAAATTAATATCATCATTACGCGCAAAAGCAGGTGACTGATTATCTTGCACATGGCAGGCACCGCAGCGGTCTTGTGAGCTAATGTTGTCCCATAATTCTAATTTGAATTGGGTCACGTCTGGTGTTGATGCTACGGGGCCGGAATAGGTGATAGGTGTATTATCTAAAGGAGCGGGTGCCGGCGTTTGAATCACATCAGCCGAGCCACCACCACAAGCCGTCAGTATCGAAACAATAAATACTAAACCCAATGCTGTAAAAAAATGGCTTAGATTATTTGAAGGTAAAGAGGTCACGTTATGGCTCATTTTTATTCCCCTTTACAGTAGTCAGCGGAGTCGGCAAACACTTGTTTGATGTTGTAGCCGGTGCCCGTAAATGTGTTGGTCATGCTGGTAATTTGTGTTCTGTCTGCGACATCTTGTGGTGAGCGTAAACAGATGTTTTCAAATACTTTGGTGACCTGGCAACTAGCAAACTGTCGGCTGTTGGCTAGCTCTTGGCCCATAGATTTAGCACCGTTACCGTTATCAGGTAACGACTCATCCCAACCTAGGTTCTTATTTAAACCCTGTCGCCAATAATTGCTCCAGTTGTCGTTGTTGGTAATAAAACCATAAGGGAAGTTATTGCTATTAATGTGATATTTACTCTGTGCCCGCGAACCTGTTTCGGCATCGGTTTCGCCAGCTTGGTTGTATTGGAGT
Coding sequences:
- a CDS encoding LamG domain-containing protein, whose amino-acid sequence is MSHNVTSLPSNNLSHFFTALGLVFIVSILTACGGGSADVIQTPAPAPLDNTPITYSGPVASTPDVTQFKLELWDNISSQDRCGACHVQDNQSPAFARNDDINLAYSAANSLVNFTSPEDSSLVSKVAGGHNCWLTSDAACADIMTTWISNWGATESTANEIQLEAPVAKEPGANKNFPADTQLFAANVYPILKTYCSNCHTNSATIPISPYFASSDIDEAYAASKARINLDTPANARFVGKVRDEFHNCWSDCSSNADDIINALQNMADGIDVTDLDAALINSKALTIFDGTLATGGGRFETDVIAKWEFKTGSGTTAFDTSGVEPAINLSLNGEVSWIGGWGIQLLNGKAQGSTTSSKKLHNLITATGEFAIEAWVVPANVTQEGPARIISYSGGADTRNFTLGQTLYNYNYLLRTDKTDLNGQPALSSSDAAEVLQASLQHVVVNYDSVNGRQIFVNGQFTGDTDTTEVGNFADWNDSYAFVLGNEVSGDIPWAGSIRMVAVHNRVLSAEQVAQNFDVGIGQKFLLLFEVSDITHIAQSYVVLEVSQFDNYSYLFSDPFFVTLDSSASITDIPLQGMRIGINGREANVGQVYQNLNTQLTQAGYVAGQGQILSALGTIIPVEKGVEVDEFFLTFEVLADQTNVVVEADPPAPAASADLKAQSQIGIRNFAEIHASMSAVTTVPMNNSAVKTAFEQLKQQLPSVTNMDGFLASNQMAVTQMAIKYCDQLVETKNLRDNYFTGFDFSQNASSAFTAQDRNLVLTPLTTRMLGTSLSDQPTNSDVIDELDNLITRLTDCNNGKICDANYTKTVVKAVCAGALGSAAITMQ